The following proteins are co-located in the Candidatus Polarisedimenticolia bacterium genome:
- a CDS encoding CehA/McbA family metallohydrolase, producing MRCTAKSFGWLAAAILFTVIGTPIAARQSSEVREIVLKQIQLPHHYYYREMYLPQATTGPGSVAWSPDGAELVYSMQGSLWRQRLGTKEARQVTSGPGYDYQPDWSPDGRFIAFASYRDDAVELWLLDTRTGQTRPITRNGAVNVEPRFSPDGRRIAFVSTVFNRRFHVHTVTLDDQGEPGAFERLTEDHESGLPRYYYHPFDHYISPSWSPDGKEIVLVSNRGHIWGTGGLFRIKASPGSELRPIHDEETTWKARPDWSPDGRRIVYSSYLGGQWNQLWLMTDEGGDVLPLTYGDFDATSPRWSRDGRRIAFISNQDGNTSLWTIEIPGGRRERVEPRDRRYLGPVGRVKLAILDARTGRPVPARVSVTGPDGRAFAPDDAWRHADEAFDRSRSRYEYSYFHTNGSSEVVVPAGPVTIEIIRGLEHRPVVKQVTVPAGGTVPVRATLQRIADMPSRGFYSGDLHVHMNYGGTYRNTPKGLAFQGRAEDLAVIENLVVNKEQRIPDIAYFPARPAPPWNEGTLVVHGQEYHTSFWGHTAILGPRDYFLMPAYAAYANTPAGSPYPNNPAVFDLAHGQGALTGYVHPFDAPPDPARMEEPLTHDLPVAAALGKVDYFEVVGFSDHLATSTVWYRLLNCGLRLPAGAGTDAMANYASLRGPVGVDRVYVKTGGRPDHAAWLRGIRSGRTFATNGPLLEFSLGGKGPGDDLQLPDGAHSVQARVSLRSIVPVDRLEIVGNGRVVADLPLTGDRTSAAATHDLSVTASGWYVLRAYAAHPEHPILDIYPFGTTSPVYVRVGHGKVRSPDDAGYFLAWIDRLEKAAREHRGWNTEAEKASVLGDFARAREFYLAQITP from the coding sequence ATGAGATGCACCGCAAAGAGTTTCGGATGGTTGGCCGCCGCGATCCTGTTCACGGTGATCGGGACCCCGATCGCCGCCAGACAGAGCTCGGAGGTCCGCGAAATCGTCCTGAAGCAGATCCAGCTGCCGCATCATTACTACTATCGCGAGATGTACCTGCCGCAGGCGACGACCGGACCCGGCTCGGTCGCCTGGTCCCCCGACGGCGCCGAGCTCGTCTACTCGATGCAGGGGTCCCTCTGGCGGCAGCGCCTGGGCACGAAGGAGGCCCGCCAGGTCACCTCGGGCCCCGGCTACGATTACCAGCCGGACTGGTCCCCCGACGGGCGGTTCATCGCCTTTGCCTCGTACCGGGACGACGCCGTCGAGCTCTGGCTCCTCGACACCAGGACCGGCCAGACGCGACCGATCACCCGGAACGGAGCGGTCAACGTCGAGCCGCGCTTCTCCCCCGACGGCCGGCGCATCGCCTTTGTCTCCACCGTCTTCAACAGGAGATTCCACGTCCACACCGTCACCCTGGACGATCAGGGGGAGCCCGGTGCGTTCGAGCGGCTGACGGAGGACCACGAGAGCGGGCTGCCGCGCTATTACTACCATCCGTTCGACCATTACATTTCTCCGTCGTGGTCGCCCGACGGCAAGGAGATCGTCCTCGTCTCCAACCGCGGCCACATCTGGGGGACCGGAGGCCTGTTCAGGATCAAGGCCAGTCCCGGGTCGGAGCTGCGCCCGATCCACGACGAGGAGACCACCTGGAAGGCCAGGCCCGACTGGTCGCCCGACGGCCGTCGAATCGTCTACAGCTCGTACCTGGGAGGCCAGTGGAACCAGCTCTGGCTCATGACCGACGAGGGGGGGGACGTGCTGCCACTCACCTACGGCGATTTCGACGCCACCTCGCCGCGCTGGTCGCGGGACGGGCGGCGCATCGCGTTCATCTCGAACCAGGACGGCAACACCTCTCTGTGGACCATCGAGATTCCCGGCGGCCGGCGCGAGCGCGTGGAGCCGCGCGACCGGCGCTACCTGGGCCCGGTCGGCCGCGTGAAGCTCGCCATCCTCGACGCCCGGACCGGCCGGCCCGTCCCGGCCAGGGTGTCGGTGACCGGGCCGGACGGACGGGCCTTCGCTCCCGACGACGCCTGGCGGCATGCCGATGAGGCGTTCGACCGGTCGCGGAGCAGGTACGAGTACAGCTATTTCCACACGAACGGGAGCTCGGAGGTGGTGGTCCCGGCCGGCCCGGTGACGATCGAGATCATCAGGGGTCTGGAGCACCGTCCGGTCGTGAAGCAGGTGACGGTCCCCGCCGGCGGCACCGTGCCGGTGCGCGCCACGCTCCAGAGGATCGCCGACATGCCGTCCCGGGGTTTCTACAGCGGCGACCTGCACGTCCACATGAACTACGGCGGCACCTATCGAAACACCCCCAAGGGGCTGGCGTTCCAGGGGCGGGCCGAAGATCTGGCGGTGATTGAAAACCTCGTGGTCAACAAGGAGCAGCGCATCCCGGACATCGCCTACTTCCCCGCCCGGCCCGCCCCTCCGTGGAACGAGGGGACGCTGGTGGTCCACGGGCAGGAATACCACACCAGCTTCTGGGGCCACACGGCGATCCTCGGGCCGCGCGACTACTTCCTGATGCCGGCGTACGCCGCCTACGCGAACACGCCCGCCGGAAGCCCCTACCCGAACAATCCCGCCGTCTTCGACCTGGCGCACGGGCAGGGCGCCCTGACCGGCTACGTTCACCCGTTCGACGCCCCTCCCGATCCCGCCAGGATGGAGGAGCCGCTCACGCACGACCTTCCTGTCGCCGCGGCGCTCGGCAAGGTCGACTACTTCGAGGTGGTCGGCTTCAGCGACCACCTCGCCACGTCGACGGTCTGGTACCGCCTGCTCAACTGCGGCCTGCGGCTCCCGGCCGGCGCCGGCACCGATGCGATGGCGAACTACGCCTCGCTGCGCGGCCCGGTGGGCGTGGATCGGGTCTACGTGAAGACCGGGGGACGGCCCGATCACGCGGCGTGGCTCCGCGGCATCCGGAGCGGCAGGACGTTCGCGACCAACGGGCCGCTCCTGGAGTTTTCCCTCGGCGGCAAGGGACCGGGGGACGATCTGCAATTGCCGGACGGAGCGCACAGCGTCCAGGCGCGCGTCTCCCTCCGGTCGATCGTCCCGGTCGACCGGCTGGAGATCGTCGGGAACGGGCGCGTGGTGGCCGATCTGCCGCTTACGGGAGACCGGACGTCCGCCGCGGCGACCCATGATCTCTCCGTCACGGCCAGCGGCTGGTACGTGCTGCGCGCCTACGCGGCGCACCCGGAGCACCCGATCCTGGACATCTATCCGTTCGGGACGACGAGCCCCGTCTACGTGAGGGTGGGACACGGCAAGGTCCGGTCGCCCGACGACGCAGGCTATTTCCTCGCCTGGATCGATCGTCTGGAGAAGGCGGCCCGCGAGCACCGGGGCTGGAACACCGAGGCGGAGAAAGCCTCCGTCCTGGGCGACTTCGCCAGGGCGCGGGAGTTCTACCTGGCGCAGATCACTCCGTGA
- the mprF gene encoding bifunctional lysylphosphatidylglycerol flippase/synthetase MprF, with product MQQRIPERVGRGRAGILALRVLGSAGRWWPILLAGAVLVIGWEELRRIDFLQVRQALRSLSGRWLAVAAGLTALNFALLGCYDLITLRGTHVPRAVRWIFGTLAFAWSNFLTLGPIAGNAIRFLLYRPYAVDAAVLSAAIVANITAFSSALLACLVSVWLLPPLLAPAGALLILALFAALLGRIGRHPGTPRWLARGGRTWAALFAVAFLDWVVAAAVFAALVRATGEPAGLVPVVRAFFTGQLIGAASLLPGGLGSADAFWLARLPVGPASAGAALIAYRATYYLAPWLLACLALLVRGARAGARWLRPVPSILAILIGGGGAIMLASTASPALAHRLRILERWVPVGVVELSHLAGAATGLALLLLARGVARGYREAQRVTVAVLLVAGLIALLKGLDYEEAVILFALGGVTWSQGALFKREGRAPWLGWTAIGIAVLAVAIFAFVGFGSQASVPYEHALWWTFGFAGHADQAARFLRSLAVLGFSTVAILLYVGLRVPARFEAPAPEEIARAVRIHQERGSGTTPLMIASGDKSFFFLEDRAFCAYRVVGAYLVVFSDPTVPGGEERDFLEALMARAQEMDRRLVFYQIAPHWLPLLHDHGFSFFKLGEEAIIPLRGFSLEGARWKHFRHAVNRVEEREGFSFTVVPPDEVVRRMEELRSISDAWLKSKEAREKQFSIGAWSDAYMARFPCALVCDPRGRPVAFANLLPGPGRKELSIDLMRHSRQAPEGVMDYLFARLLLWGEQEGYETFNLGMAPLASVGESSGARLGERLAHLLFRHGEGLYNFQGLRAYKAKFHPTWVPRYMAYPGFWEWPLAVAQVSVLIAGGWRSVIQRRRGTA from the coding sequence ATGCAGCAGCGGATCCCCGAGCGGGTCGGGCGCGGCAGGGCCGGCATCCTCGCCCTGCGAGTCCTGGGCAGCGCCGGCCGATGGTGGCCGATCCTGCTGGCCGGGGCCGTCCTGGTCATCGGCTGGGAGGAGCTCCGCCGGATCGATTTCCTCCAGGTCCGCCAGGCGCTCCGCTCCCTGTCGGGCCGCTGGCTGGCCGTCGCCGCCGGCCTGACCGCCCTGAATTTCGCGCTTCTGGGCTGCTACGACCTGATCACTCTCCGCGGGACGCACGTGCCCCGCGCCGTCCGCTGGATCTTCGGGACGCTCGCCTTCGCCTGGAGCAACTTCCTGACTCTCGGCCCGATCGCGGGGAACGCCATCCGATTCCTGCTCTACCGGCCCTACGCCGTCGATGCCGCCGTCCTCAGCGCCGCCATCGTCGCCAACATCACCGCCTTCTCTTCCGCGCTCCTGGCCTGCCTGGTGAGCGTCTGGCTCCTGCCGCCCCTCCTGGCTCCGGCCGGCGCGCTCCTGATCCTGGCGCTGTTCGCGGCCCTGCTCGGGCGCATCGGCCGCCATCCTGGCACGCCGCGCTGGCTGGCGCGCGGGGGCCGGACCTGGGCGGCCCTGTTCGCCGTGGCGTTTCTCGACTGGGTCGTGGCCGCGGCGGTCTTCGCCGCGCTGGTGCGCGCCACCGGAGAGCCGGCCGGCCTGGTGCCGGTCGTCCGGGCGTTCTTCACGGGTCAGCTGATCGGCGCGGCGTCGCTCCTGCCGGGCGGCCTGGGCAGCGCCGATGCCTTCTGGCTGGCGCGCCTGCCGGTCGGTCCCGCCTCGGCCGGAGCCGCCCTGATCGCGTATCGCGCGACGTACTACCTGGCGCCGTGGCTTCTTGCCTGCCTGGCGCTCCTCGTGCGCGGCGCCCGGGCGGGAGCGCGCTGGCTCCGCCCGGTCCCCTCGATCCTGGCTATCCTGATCGGCGGAGGCGGCGCCATCATGCTCGCCAGCACGGCGTCGCCCGCGCTGGCGCACCGCCTGCGGATCCTGGAACGCTGGGTGCCCGTGGGAGTCGTCGAGCTGTCGCACCTGGCGGGTGCGGCCACGGGGCTCGCGCTGCTTCTCCTGGCGCGCGGCGTGGCGCGCGGCTACCGCGAGGCCCAGCGGGTCACCGTGGCGGTCCTCCTCGTCGCCGGGCTGATCGCCCTTCTCAAGGGGCTGGATTACGAAGAGGCGGTCATCCTGTTCGCCCTGGGCGGCGTCACCTGGTCGCAGGGCGCCCTGTTCAAGAGGGAGGGGCGCGCCCCCTGGCTCGGCTGGACGGCGATCGGCATCGCCGTCCTGGCGGTCGCGATCTTCGCCTTCGTCGGGTTCGGCTCGCAGGCCTCCGTCCCCTACGAGCATGCGCTCTGGTGGACCTTCGGCTTCGCCGGCCACGCGGATCAGGCGGCCCGCTTTCTGCGCTCGCTGGCGGTTCTGGGGTTTTCGACCGTCGCCATCCTGCTGTACGTCGGGCTCCGCGTGCCGGCCCGTTTCGAGGCGCCCGCCCCGGAGGAGATCGCGCGCGCCGTTCGCATCCACCAGGAGCGCGGATCGGGGACGACCCCCCTCATGATCGCCTCGGGGGACAAGTCGTTCTTCTTTCTGGAGGATCGTGCCTTCTGCGCCTACCGCGTGGTGGGAGCGTACCTCGTGGTGTTCAGCGATCCGACCGTGCCGGGCGGGGAGGAGCGCGATTTCCTCGAGGCGCTGATGGCGCGGGCGCAGGAGATGGACCGGCGGCTGGTCTTCTACCAGATCGCCCCGCACTGGCTGCCGCTCCTGCACGACCACGGCTTCTCCTTCTTCAAGCTCGGCGAGGAGGCGATCATCCCCCTCCGGGGATTCAGCCTGGAGGGGGCGCGCTGGAAACACTTCCGGCATGCCGTCAACCGCGTCGAGGAGCGCGAAGGCTTCTCGTTCACCGTGGTTCCGCCGGACGAGGTGGTGCGGCGCATGGAGGAGCTGAGATCCATCTCCGACGCCTGGCTGAAGAGCAAGGAAGCGCGGGAGAAGCAGTTCTCGATCGGAGCCTGGAGCGACGCCTACATGGCCCGTTTCCCCTGCGCGCTCGTGTGCGATCCCCGGGGCAGGCCGGTCGCCTTCGCCAACCTCCTGCCGGGACCCGGCAGGAAGGAGCTGTCGATCGACCTGATGCGTCATTCACGCCAGGCCCCCGAAGGCGTGATGGACTACCTGTTCGCCCGCCTCCTTCTCTGGGGCGAGCAGGAAGGGTACGAGACCTTCAATCTGGGAATGGCCCCGCTGGCGTCCGTCGGAGAGTCGAGTGGGGCGCGCCTGGGAGAGCGGCTGGCCCATCTCCTGTTCCGGCACGGAGAGGGGCTCTACAATTTCCAGGGCCTCAGGGCCTACAAGGCCAAGTTCCACCCGACCTGGGTTCCGCGCTACATGGCGTACCCCGGATTCTGGGAGTGGCCTCTCGCCGTGGCGCAGGTGTCGGTCCTGATCGCCGGCGGCTGGCGCTCGGTCATTCAACGAAGGAGGGGGACCGCATGA
- a CDS encoding AcvB/VirJ family lysyl-phosphatidylglycerol hydrolase, which yields MMAAALAALLAAGSPPQAAVREIALRLPLVGDSKVYVPAGRPDRVVLFLSGDGGWNRGVVEMARRAAAGGAAVVAGLSYPRLRHAALTAAPSCWYPAGDLERIGQALEKQVRFPAYTRPALVGYSSGATLVYAALAASPESFSGGMSLGFCPDLTGVPPLCSHDRFRPLYDSKKREADVAPVEELDSTWEILQGAQDVVCRPEATRSFADGVRGARVSLLPGVGHGYGNSGKWGEAFDRGLAEILRASGGPGAAPKPKRVAGDPGLEAQLESLDLPLELRLVERPRGFFFFISGDGGWSNLDRAIVDGLAERGVSTVALNTLKYFWSEKPPDRVAADLERLVAACRPRGLPLFAGGYSFGAEVMPVVLDRSEFAGRFAGLILVGPGPNASFEVSVLDWLRTKEKPTPHKVVDHARALGQLPLLCVSGEKEDESICPALRGGAGVEMVTLPGAHHFGGDYRKVGDACAAFVGRLLAPAADAPAAAITE from the coding sequence ATGATGGCTGCGGCGCTCGCCGCGCTTCTCGCCGCCGGGTCGCCGCCGCAGGCCGCGGTCCGCGAGATCGCGCTCCGGCTGCCGCTCGTCGGCGACTCGAAGGTCTACGTGCCGGCCGGGCGGCCCGACCGGGTCGTCCTGTTCCTCAGCGGCGACGGCGGGTGGAACCGGGGGGTCGTCGAGATGGCGCGCCGCGCCGCCGCCGGCGGGGCCGCGGTGGTCGCGGGGCTGTCCTATCCGCGCCTGCGCCACGCCGCGCTGACCGCCGCCCCGTCGTGCTGGTATCCGGCCGGCGATCTCGAGAGGATCGGCCAGGCGCTCGAGAAGCAGGTGCGATTCCCCGCCTACACGCGGCCTGCCCTGGTCGGCTACTCGAGCGGCGCCACGCTGGTCTACGCGGCCCTCGCGGCCTCGCCGGAAAGCTTTTCGGGCGGCATGAGCCTGGGGTTCTGCCCCGACCTGACGGGCGTCCCGCCCCTCTGCTCCCACGATCGCTTCCGGCCGCTCTACGACTCCAAGAAGAGAGAGGCCGACGTGGCCCCCGTCGAGGAGCTGGACTCCACATGGGAGATCCTGCAGGGCGCGCAGGACGTCGTCTGCCGTCCGGAGGCGACCCGATCCTTCGCGGACGGCGTGCGCGGGGCGCGCGTGTCCCTGCTCCCCGGAGTGGGGCACGGCTACGGAAACTCCGGGAAGTGGGGCGAAGCGTTCGATCGCGGCCTCGCGGAGATCCTGCGCGCTTCCGGCGGGCCCGGGGCCGCGCCGAAGCCGAAGCGCGTGGCGGGCGACCCGGGCCTCGAGGCGCAGCTGGAGTCGCTGGACCTGCCTCTCGAGCTGCGCCTCGTCGAAAGGCCCCGCGGATTCTTCTTTTTCATCTCGGGGGACGGCGGATGGTCGAACCTCGACCGCGCCATCGTCGACGGCCTCGCGGAGCGCGGCGTCTCCACCGTGGCCCTCAACACCCTGAAGTATTTCTGGAGCGAGAAGCCGCCGGACCGGGTCGCCGCCGACCTGGAGCGGCTCGTCGCGGCCTGCCGTCCCCGCGGGCTGCCGCTCTTCGCCGGCGGCTATTCGTTCGGGGCCGAGGTGATGCCGGTGGTGCTCGATCGGAGCGAATTCGCGGGGCGGTTCGCGGGGCTGATCCTGGTCGGCCCCGGCCCGAACGCCTCCTTCGAGGTGAGCGTTCTCGACTGGCTGCGGACGAAGGAGAAGCCGACGCCCCACAAGGTCGTCGACCACGCTCGCGCCCTCGGGCAGCTGCCGCTGCTCTGCGTTTCGGGGGAGAAGGAGGACGAGTCGATCTGCCCGGCCCTGCGCGGTGGCGCCGGGGTGGAGATGGTGACCCTGCCCGGGGCGCATCACTTCGGCGGCGACTACCGCAAGGTCGGCGACGCCTGCGCGGCGTTCGTGGGCAGGCTCCTGGCGCCCGCGGCCGACGCTCCGGCCGCGGCGATCACGGAGTGA
- a CDS encoding P-loop NTPase, which translates to MNPTPQALCGRPQIWAVGGGKGGTGKSLVAASLGIHLAQMGRRVILVDGDLGAPNLHTVLGLDPPALALSDFIKRRFESIETVVLETGVPRLSLISGARNSLDIESLKNFQKTRLLRVLLGLPADVVLLDLGAGTSLNVLDLFSLADRGLMVILPEPTSIENCYRFLKAAFLRRLYHLGRTLGYQSIIDLVMEHRDQSDQGRPFEVLDEIARIDSFAAAAIASHVETYLPHLVINQVRSHEDERLGESMEWISERFVRIPLRFAGAIPYDPTLVQCLKSRKAYLSEYPRSRTAEMLRAVAESFSTPRPAEARPQAAPCGTALRQADWDRPGWDSPAMSDPYRTLDLCPGAMDDEILNAYLRLRRTLRSDSPALASLDCEAERRATVVEVEAAYRSLSRNISKRPARQARPVRASSPL; encoded by the coding sequence ATGAATCCAACCCCTCAGGCGCTGTGCGGCAGGCCGCAGATCTGGGCCGTGGGCGGCGGCAAGGGCGGCACCGGCAAGTCGCTCGTCGCGGCGAGCCTCGGCATCCATCTGGCCCAGATGGGCCGGCGGGTGATCCTGGTCGATGGCGACCTCGGGGCCCCCAACCTGCACACCGTGCTCGGCCTGGATCCGCCCGCCCTGGCGCTGAGCGACTTCATCAAGCGCCGATTCGAATCGATCGAGACGGTGGTCCTCGAGACCGGCGTTCCCCGCCTGTCCCTGATCAGCGGGGCGCGCAACAGCCTGGACATCGAGAGCCTGAAGAATTTCCAGAAGACGCGCCTCCTGCGCGTGCTCCTGGGGCTGCCGGCCGACGTGGTGCTGCTCGATCTGGGGGCCGGGACGTCCCTGAATGTCCTCGACCTGTTCTCCCTGGCCGATCGGGGCCTCATGGTGATCCTGCCCGAGCCGACCTCGATCGAGAACTGCTACCGGTTCCTGAAGGCGGCCTTTCTCAGGCGGCTGTACCACCTCGGCCGGACCCTCGGCTACCAGTCGATCATCGACCTTGTCATGGAGCACCGGGACCAGTCGGACCAGGGGCGCCCCTTCGAAGTCCTGGACGAGATCGCGCGCATCGACTCGTTCGCCGCGGCGGCGATCGCCAGCCACGTCGAGACCTATCTCCCCCACCTGGTGATCAACCAGGTGCGCTCGCACGAGGACGAGCGTCTCGGGGAGTCCATGGAGTGGATTTCCGAGCGGTTCGTCCGGATCCCGCTGCGTTTCGCGGGGGCCATCCCCTACGATCCCACTCTCGTGCAGTGCCTCAAGTCGCGCAAGGCCTATCTGTCGGAGTATCCACGGTCTCGCACCGCCGAGATGCTGCGCGCCGTGGCCGAGTCGTTCTCGACGCCCCGGCCGGCGGAGGCACGCCCCCAGGCGGCCCCGTGCGGCACGGCCTTGCGCCAGGCGGACTGGGACAGGCCGGGATGGGACTCCCCCGCGATGTCCGATCCCTATCGCACTCTCGACCTGTGCCCGGGAGCCATGGACGACGAGATCCTGAACGCCTACCTGCGCCTGCGCCGCACCCTGCGCTCCGATTCGCCGGCCCTCGCCTCGCTCGATTGCGAGGCGGAACGCCGCGCGACCGTGGTCGAGGTCGAGGCGGCCTACCGCTCCCTGTCGCGCAACATCTCCAAGCGGCCGGCCCGTCAGGCCCGGCCGGTCCGCGCCTCGTCCCCGTTGTAG
- a CDS encoding glycosyltransferase family 39 protein: MLRRLWPIAGLSLLLFLLGVSPWGLWERDEGRYADVASEMLARGDFVTPHVDGTIFLDKPPLVYWVTAGSLAIWGHSEFGARFGQLLFALGTLLVTWRAGILLLGRQGGSLAVIVLASSALFFASSHILTLDLALTFFVSLTLFLFLKGRQGGKAGTAAYAGMFAAAAGGVLTKGLLGAVLPALTIVCFLSARREWRVARHIPWVRGSLLFLLLAAPWYVAVSIANPEFPVYFFLHEHLARFTTAVHRHQGGWWYYLPVLAAALMPWSLMLPACLRRRRTDGGGAAPAIAPEAPAFLWSWIIPGLLLFTVAQSKLPLYVLPLVPPLALLIASSLESHLEQERHLRLFLWPTVLLIVLAAGAAVIERRREGWVFLDEAWTGKVVGVAVASLALGALLLGHRLARRGRHLTGLAAAALLWMAACYALFMGIGRVNFLNETRNFASILRQERRGNEPVYAYQCYLRGLPFYLRETVGLVLPHSDDIRLGLESGHSPWTFPGEKAFLASLHGDTRMFVVVREEDLHALQVIAGRPLYILARSDQHDLVSNRLGDERGRELQALLGLAGVDLDAAIARAASMLPGSEVALIEIERLEGEPTCTLLVRRGGESSEISFPIAHPAEVTLEESLPASEETGAEVHLLRVAPPAGSPAEISRFLRAAAGL; encoded by the coding sequence GTGCTCCGTCGGCTGTGGCCGATCGCGGGATTGTCCCTGCTGCTCTTCCTCCTGGGCGTGTCGCCCTGGGGATTGTGGGAGAGGGACGAGGGGCGTTATGCCGACGTGGCCAGCGAGATGCTGGCCCGCGGAGATTTCGTGACGCCCCACGTCGACGGCACGATTTTTCTCGACAAGCCCCCCCTGGTCTACTGGGTGACGGCGGGGTCCCTGGCCATCTGGGGACATAGCGAATTCGGGGCCCGGTTCGGCCAGCTCCTGTTCGCACTCGGGACGCTCCTGGTCACATGGCGCGCCGGGATCCTGCTTCTGGGTCGTCAGGGCGGCTCGCTCGCGGTGATCGTCCTGGCATCCTCGGCACTCTTCTTCGCCTCCAGCCACATCCTCACTCTCGACCTGGCCCTCACGTTCTTCGTCTCCCTGACGCTGTTTCTCTTTCTCAAGGGGCGTCAGGGCGGAAAGGCCGGGACCGCCGCCTATGCGGGGATGTTCGCCGCCGCCGCGGGGGGCGTGCTCACCAAGGGACTCCTGGGAGCGGTCCTGCCGGCCCTGACCATCGTCTGCTTCCTGTCGGCGAGGAGGGAGTGGCGCGTCGCGCGGCACATTCCCTGGGTGCGCGGGAGCCTCCTCTTCCTGCTTCTCGCGGCTCCCTGGTATGTCGCCGTGTCGATTGCCAATCCGGAATTCCCGGTCTACTTCTTCCTGCACGAGCACCTGGCGCGATTCACCACCGCGGTGCACAGGCACCAGGGCGGCTGGTGGTACTACCTGCCGGTCCTGGCGGCCGCCCTGATGCCCTGGAGCCTGATGCTGCCGGCCTGCCTGCGCCGCAGGAGGACGGACGGCGGGGGGGCCGCCCCGGCCATTGCCCCGGAGGCGCCGGCGTTCCTGTGGTCCTGGATCATCCCGGGATTGCTCCTCTTCACCGTGGCCCAGTCCAAGCTGCCGCTCTACGTGCTGCCGCTCGTCCCTCCCCTGGCGCTCCTGATCGCCTCGAGCCTCGAGAGCCACCTGGAGCAGGAACGCCATTTGAGGTTGTTTCTCTGGCCCACGGTCCTGCTGATCGTGCTCGCGGCGGGCGCGGCCGTGATCGAACGTCGGCGCGAGGGCTGGGTGTTCCTCGACGAGGCATGGACGGGGAAGGTGGTGGGCGTCGCGGTGGCGTCCCTCGCGCTGGGGGCGCTCCTGCTCGGGCATCGCCTGGCGCGTCGCGGCCGCCACCTGACGGGCCTGGCCGCGGCGGCCCTCCTGTGGATGGCCGCGTGCTATGCCCTGTTCATGGGGATCGGGCGCGTGAATTTCCTCAACGAGACGAGGAACTTCGCCTCGATCCTGCGCCAGGAACGGCGTGGGAACGAGCCGGTCTACGCGTATCAGTGCTATCTGCGGGGGCTGCCGTTCTACCTGCGCGAGACCGTCGGACTGGTCCTGCCGCACAGCGACGACATCCGGCTTGGCCTGGAATCGGGACACTCCCCCTGGACCTTCCCCGGGGAGAAGGCGTTTCTAGCCTCGCTTCACGGCGACACGCGGATGTTCGTGGTGGTCCGCGAAGAGGACCTCCACGCGCTGCAGGTCATCGCCGGACGCCCTCTCTACATCCTCGCGCGCTCCGATCAGCATGACCTGGTCAGCAACCGGCTGGGGGACGAGCGCGGGCGGGAGCTCCAGGCGCTCCTCGGTCTCGCCGGCGTCGATCTGGACGCCGCGATCGCCCGTGCGGCGAGCATGCTTCCCGGGTCCGAGGTGGCGCTGATAGAAATCGAGCGGCTCGAGGGGGAGCCGACCTGCACCCTGCTCGTGCGGCGCGGCGGTGAGAGCTCGGAAATCAGCTTCCCGATCGCCCATCCCGCCGAGGTGACCCTGGAGGAGAGCCTGCCGGCCAGTGAAGAAACCGGCGCCGAGGTCCACCTTCTGCGGGTGGCGCCGCCCGCCGGTTCACCCGCCGAGATCTCCCGGTTCCTGCGCGCCGCCGCCGGTCTCTAG